A single window of Metallosphaera hakonensis JCM 8857 = DSM 7519 DNA harbors:
- a CDS encoding APC family permease: MRLGRGVISLKETYGQAMAVTAPLGSVVSTSTAAILYAGHSVVFTTLLALLGSALWIYSLTSYTKRVASPGGYYTFGYSAWRRKIISFFEALTEVFAYSLLNAVNAITLYLLVSIGFQVAGIATPWWLEPLIIALGLAYPTLISLTDIKKLLGYVVTISATAEVILLLGLFALSLTKPFHPEYFTPAGVSSSDIAQAFVLSMVSISGAGAATYLGEEAKKPLKTITQGMWLSLLIGGIAMFLGTYALVALWSGSLSSLANSPQPLIYEMFQYGRIPMFIALVLAANSLLASNIGTTLGSARILFNLSREKAAPLFLSKTTKSGEPLIATMMIGGLSTLVVIFSIFGLGVATAFADVSVITGIFWLTGRIIDGFGVPVFYYRIGQLSWNTLLIPLAATGINVWGVSQSLPLPDMFSMYAIVAILLIIGVWYALIGRKGKPGSLVVDENNQVITIEEYMERLKKKVPM; encoded by the coding sequence ATGAGGTTAGGTCGGGGCGTAATTTCTCTTAAGGAAACCTATGGCCAAGCAATGGCAGTTACTGCGCCATTGGGAAGTGTTGTGTCTACCTCTACGGCTGCTATACTCTACGCAGGTCATTCAGTGGTATTTACCACATTACTAGCTCTATTGGGGAGCGCTCTTTGGATTTATAGCTTGACGAGTTATACAAAAAGGGTTGCGTCACCCGGCGGGTATTATACTTTCGGGTATAGTGCCTGGAGAAGAAAGATAATATCTTTCTTCGAGGCGTTAACCGAAGTTTTTGCCTACTCTCTCCTAAACGCGGTAAATGCAATAACTCTCTACCTTCTAGTAAGTATCGGCTTTCAGGTGGCTGGCATAGCAACTCCGTGGTGGCTCGAACCTTTAATCATCGCCCTCGGCTTAGCCTATCCCACTCTAATTTCACTGACCGACATTAAGAAGCTTCTCGGATACGTGGTTACTATTAGTGCAACCGCAGAAGTGATCCTACTGTTGGGCCTCTTCGCGTTGTCCTTGACTAAGCCATTTCATCCTGAGTACTTCACCCCTGCAGGCGTGAGTAGTAGTGATATTGCCCAGGCATTTGTACTTTCTATGGTGAGTATTTCGGGGGCAGGGGCTGCAACTTATCTGGGAGAGGAGGCAAAGAAGCCCTTGAAGACCATAACCCAAGGTATGTGGCTATCGTTGCTAATAGGTGGAATAGCTATGTTTTTAGGTACCTATGCCCTAGTGGCCCTTTGGAGCGGTTCCTTGTCCTCACTCGCCAATTCCCCACAGCCCCTTATTTATGAGATGTTTCAATATGGAAGGATACCCATGTTTATTGCCCTTGTCTTAGCTGCTAATAGTCTGCTAGCATCTAACATTGGAACTACTTTAGGCTCGGCGAGAATTTTGTTTAATCTTTCGAGGGAGAAGGCCGCTCCACTGTTTCTATCTAAGACGACTAAGAGCGGCGAACCACTAATAGCAACAATGATGATTGGAGGCCTCTCTACGCTGGTGGTTATATTTTCAATCTTTGGTTTAGGAGTAGCCACGGCGTTCGCTGATGTTAGCGTTATTACTGGAATATTCTGGCTCACAGGTAGAATAATTGATGGATTTGGAGTCCCTGTCTTTTATTATAGGATTGGACAACTATCTTGGAATACTCTTCTAATCCCATTAGCAGCCACTGGAATAAATGTGTGGGGCGTTAGCCAGTCCCTTCCGTTGCCGGATATGTTCTCCATGTACGCCATTGTAGCTATCCTATTAATTATAGGAGTGTGGTATGCGTTAATTGGAAGGAAGGGGAAACCTGGGTCTTTAGTCGTGGATGAAAATAACCAAGTTATAACCATAGAGGAGTATATGGAGAGATTGAAGAAGAAAGTCCCAATGTAA
- a CDS encoding universal stress protein produces the protein MKIVLAYDGSDHAKKALLFTLKLMREVDELYLVSVVKEIPRSPEQVILESSKKAEEALDAIKNEIEGYKVTTKVLEAPDVASSVIEYCNKIECDLIVSGSRGLTGLKKIVLGSVSNALISKSDVPVLVVK, from the coding sequence ATGAAGATTGTATTAGCATATGACGGATCTGATCACGCCAAGAAGGCCCTACTTTTTACGTTAAAGTTAATGAGAGAGGTTGATGAACTTTACCTGGTCTCAGTGGTCAAAGAAATTCCAAGAAGCCCTGAACAGGTTATCCTGGAAAGTAGCAAGAAAGCTGAGGAGGCACTAGACGCGATCAAGAACGAGATAGAAGGGTACAAGGTTACCACTAAGGTTTTAGAGGCACCTGATGTTGCATCCTCTGTTATTGAATACTGCAATAAAATTGAGTGCGACTTAATTGTGTCAGGAAGTAGGGGTCTTACCGGGCTAAAGAAAATAGTCTTGGGTAGCGTTTCTAACGCCCTAATTAGTAAGTCAGATGTACCAGTTTTGGTTGTGAAATGA
- a CDS encoding MFS transporter, with the protein MDVVDKVDKAVWTSTHSLLFASLGLGFFMWGTISTIAPLFYPSINNVFFIIVPIIATLAGNLVFPLISDKLYGRKKTFMITMSMYGIGAGVIATSAIISQVTGIPITSTPLLLTLTTGIVLGVLGVEGEVPVMLSYAAEMMPLKKRDQVLILAPNFDNVGAMIASAVVMVSFLFNNTTLELLSLSLTALAGLIFLIVVRLRLPESIRWLYNKGLREKAEKEVTKLGNRIQEVPENRDIRGLSLISRYWFLVAIAVSQYLTYGLMAFYIGDFYFPNLENLIVFVANVGASAAGFLAGLMIGKMKSRKFSLFSFVGGTVTILGILFTIDTVSKNMDLFYTLLLLNMAFSEFGWAVRTIYEPLILPTNNRAFLIGLVRVFPITLSSISVYFTSYLNSPFLYVAYNTALWAIGAVAALTWYFKGYDVNMTPVEVASQNKVDRIN; encoded by the coding sequence ATGGATGTTGTAGATAAAGTAGATAAAGCCGTATGGACTAGCACTCACTCACTGCTTTTTGCCTCCTTGGGATTGGGTTTCTTCATGTGGGGAACAATTAGTACAATTGCGCCGCTCTTTTACCCGTCCATCAATAACGTGTTCTTCATTATTGTGCCAATAATCGCAACGTTAGCGGGTAATCTAGTATTCCCGCTTATTTCAGATAAACTATATGGAAGAAAGAAGACCTTCATGATTACCATGTCTATGTATGGAATAGGGGCCGGTGTCATCGCCACTTCAGCCATAATATCGCAGGTAACCGGAATACCAATTACCTCTACTCCCTTACTTCTAACCCTTACGACGGGCATCGTACTTGGAGTCCTGGGAGTTGAGGGAGAAGTACCGGTGATGTTGTCCTACGCAGCCGAAATGATGCCGCTCAAAAAGAGGGATCAAGTCCTCATACTTGCCCCTAATTTTGACAACGTAGGGGCAATGATAGCGTCAGCTGTCGTCATGGTTTCATTTCTATTCAATAATACAACGCTCGAATTGCTCTCGTTGTCCCTGACTGCACTAGCTGGGCTGATATTCCTTATTGTTGTGAGGCTGAGACTACCAGAATCCATTCGATGGTTATACAACAAGGGCCTTAGGGAGAAAGCTGAGAAAGAGGTCACGAAGTTAGGTAATAGAATACAGGAAGTCCCAGAGAACAGAGACATCCGAGGTTTAAGTTTAATATCCAGATATTGGTTCCTAGTCGCCATAGCAGTCTCCCAGTATCTGACATATGGTCTAATGGCGTTTTACATAGGCGACTTCTACTTTCCAAACCTTGAAAATCTCATAGTATTCGTTGCAAACGTAGGAGCCAGTGCTGCCGGTTTCTTAGCGGGACTTATGATTGGTAAGATGAAAAGCAGGAAGTTCTCCTTGTTCTCATTCGTTGGGGGAACTGTAACAATTTTGGGAATTCTCTTCACAATTGATACAGTATCCAAAAACATGGACCTATTTTACACTCTCCTACTGCTTAATATGGCCTTCAGTGAATTCGGATGGGCCGTGAGGACCATATATGAGCCCCTGATTTTACCTACAAACAATAGGGCTTTCCTTATAGGGCTTGTGAGAGTTTTCCCAATTACCTTGAGCTCGATATCCGTCTATTTCACGAGTTATCTCAATTCTCCGTTCCTCTATGTAGCCTATAACACTGCTCTTTGGGCTATTGGGGCAGTAGCCGCATTAACCTGGTACTTTAAGGGGTATGACGTGAACATGACGCCGGTTGAAGTCGCGTCTCAGAACAAAGTCGACAGGATCAACTGA
- the glmM gene encoding phosphoglucosamine mutase: protein MGKLFGTDGVRGIINQELTVDLAQGLGRAIGTFFGEGSIILLGRDARAGGDMLARAVESGLLSAGIRVYEGGFAPTPALQYAVKTLGYDGGVIITASHNPREHNGIKVLDRDGVEVAREKEDAIEEIYFSKRFNAIPWNRLTYDVKRDERVIDTYVNGILSHVDIEKIRSKNFKVLIDGANSVGSISTPIVARMLGCKVYTLNANLDPTFPARNPEPTMDTLKETAKIASSLNVDLAVAHDGDADRAIFMDSKGRVQWGDRSGTLLSWWASTKEKFPRRIFTAVSSSSLVQEYLSKFEIEVVWTKVGSVDIARRLIQDKGLAGFEENGGFIYPAHQYVRDGAMSFSLMLEMMASEGITSADLFDRLPKYHLVKTKVDIKPGMDISRIYETVERELGAGNQVVKIDGVKIIGKDFWVLVRKSGTEPIIRIMAEAKDEGVADRLVTQVKSVIGVHA from the coding sequence ATGGGAAAACTCTTCGGTACTGACGGAGTAAGAGGAATAATAAATCAGGAGTTAACCGTAGATTTGGCACAGGGATTAGGTAGAGCAATAGGAACGTTTTTCGGTGAGGGGAGCATAATTTTACTGGGAAGGGACGCTAGAGCCGGCGGAGATATGTTGGCTAGGGCAGTTGAAAGCGGTTTATTGAGCGCTGGTATTAGAGTCTATGAGGGCGGTTTCGCTCCTACTCCCGCGTTACAGTATGCAGTTAAGACCTTAGGTTACGATGGTGGGGTAATTATAACTGCTAGTCACAATCCACGAGAACATAACGGAATAAAGGTCTTGGATAGAGACGGTGTGGAGGTTGCTAGAGAGAAAGAGGATGCAATAGAAGAAATTTACTTTTCTAAGAGATTTAATGCAATCCCTTGGAACAGGTTGACGTACGATGTTAAAAGAGATGAAAGAGTAATCGATACTTACGTAAATGGAATTCTTTCTCATGTAGATATTGAAAAAATAAGGTCCAAGAACTTTAAGGTCCTTATTGACGGAGCTAATAGCGTAGGCTCGATCTCCACTCCAATAGTGGCGAGAATGCTAGGATGCAAGGTATACACTCTTAATGCTAACTTGGATCCCACATTTCCTGCCAGGAACCCTGAACCCACAATGGATACTCTTAAGGAAACTGCTAAGATCGCTAGTTCACTGAATGTGGACCTAGCAGTGGCCCATGATGGGGACGCAGATAGGGCAATTTTCATGGATTCCAAGGGAAGAGTTCAATGGGGGGATAGAAGTGGCACTCTACTTAGCTGGTGGGCCTCGACCAAGGAGAAGTTCCCCAGGAGAATATTTACCGCAGTTTCAAGTTCCTCCTTGGTTCAAGAGTATCTCTCCAAGTTCGAGATAGAGGTCGTTTGGACTAAGGTGGGGAGTGTTGACATAGCCAGGAGGCTTATTCAAGATAAGGGGTTAGCCGGATTTGAGGAGAACGGCGGTTTCATTTACCCAGCCCATCAATATGTACGTGACGGCGCCATGAGCTTCTCCCTTATGTTGGAAATGATGGCCTCTGAGGGCATCACTTCAGCGGATCTATTCGATCGACTTCCCAAATATCATTTAGTTAAGACGAAGGTAGACATCAAACCTGGAATGGATATCTCAAGGATTTATGAGACGGTGGAAAGGGAACTGGGAGCCGGAAATCAGGTAGTTAAAATAGACGGAGTCAAAATAATAGGCAAAGATTTCTGGGTATTAGTGAGGAAGAGCGGGACCGAACCCATAATCAGGATAATGGCAGAGGCTAAGGACGAGGGAGTTGCTGATAGGCTTGTAACTCAAGTTAAGAGTGTAATTGGTGTACACGCATGA
- a CDS encoding gamma-glutamyltransferase family protein, whose protein sequence is MPTAAGKRIVASQNYLATYVGAKVLEEGGNAFDAAIATSAVLSVVIPHTSGLGGDGLLLAKTPEGIIAFNSTGWAPRGIGDAQIPPRSPRSIVIPGLVELWHMMEDYTTMDLRKLLEPAVKLTVNGFHVGRGLHHAIVNSEKLSPEWQSLYGNKRFGDTIRVRGVGEVLKRIANDPRSFYEGEIAEELVEGLRKKGVPVELDDFKQFRGERVNLVNINYKGYSIQEFPPNTQGITALEILKMVEMTEINKLPYNDVKRINEHVRISALAYEDRDQYIADPRFSPAPNFLLDNNYLIQRLMEVGMEAKVNPDGDTTFFVVADEENQVGMIQSLFQPFGSGIVVKDIVFNNRADNFTEGRNKPEGRKRPLHTLSILYAEGKNEELIIGCAGGDLRPQIHSEVLEYYVDYMMEIDEAVNAPRFMFTGNKVIAESRLGTPSTKLEPYSPQVGIVQALKTKKGVHIAVADPRSEGVSIPV, encoded by the coding sequence ATGCCTACAGCTGCAGGTAAAAGGATAGTTGCCTCTCAAAATTACTTGGCCACATATGTGGGAGCCAAGGTACTTGAAGAAGGCGGTAACGCTTTCGATGCGGCCATAGCAACCAGTGCAGTACTATCGGTTGTGATTCCCCATACTAGCGGTCTTGGAGGAGACGGTCTATTACTTGCTAAAACACCAGAAGGGATAATTGCTTTCAATTCTACAGGTTGGGCTCCGAGAGGCATTGGAGATGCCCAAATACCACCCCGTAGTCCCAGATCAATAGTAATCCCTGGCTTAGTTGAACTTTGGCACATGATGGAGGATTACACCACAATGGATCTGAGGAAATTACTGGAGCCGGCCGTAAAGCTAACAGTAAATGGATTTCATGTTGGAAGAGGCCTTCATCACGCTATAGTCAACTCTGAGAAGCTTAGCCCTGAATGGCAATCTCTCTATGGTAACAAGAGATTTGGAGATACGATTAGAGTTAGAGGAGTTGGGGAAGTTCTAAAGAGGATTGCCAACGATCCTAGGTCCTTTTATGAAGGAGAGATAGCTGAGGAGCTCGTTGAAGGTCTAAGGAAAAAGGGAGTTCCTGTGGAATTGGACGATTTCAAACAATTCCGAGGAGAAAGGGTTAACTTGGTCAACATTAACTACAAAGGGTACTCCATCCAGGAGTTTCCTCCCAACACTCAAGGCATAACAGCCCTCGAAATACTGAAAATGGTTGAGATGACCGAAATTAACAAACTACCATATAATGATGTAAAGAGAATAAATGAGCATGTAAGAATTTCAGCTCTTGCCTACGAAGATCGTGACCAGTATATTGCTGACCCGAGGTTTAGCCCTGCACCTAACTTTCTGCTGGACAACAACTACTTGATTCAAAGGTTAATGGAAGTAGGAATGGAGGCTAAGGTAAACCCTGATGGGGACACCACTTTCTTTGTAGTGGCTGACGAGGAAAATCAGGTTGGAATGATTCAGAGTCTCTTTCAGCCCTTCGGTTCAGGGATAGTTGTTAAGGATATAGTTTTCAACAATCGCGCCGACAACTTCACTGAAGGAAGGAACAAGCCGGAGGGTAGAAAAAGACCCTTACACACTCTCTCCATACTTTACGCTGAAGGAAAAAACGAGGAATTAATAATAGGATGTGCTGGAGGGGATTTAAGACCACAAATTCATTCTGAGGTCCTCGAGTACTATGTGGATTACATGATGGAGATTGACGAAGCCGTAAATGCCCCAAGGTTCATGTTCACTGGCAACAAGGTTATAGCTGAGAGTAGGCTTGGGACACCGTCAACCAAGTTGGAACCCTACTCACCACAAGTTGGAATTGTACAAGCTCTAAAGACGAAGAAAGGAGTTCATATAGCAGTAGCAGACCCTAGAAGTGAGGGTGTGTCAATACCCGTCTGA
- a CDS encoding ATP-binding cassette domain-containing protein, with protein sequence MYSIETENLTKRYGDFIAVDHVSFQVEKGEIFGLLGPNGAGKTTTIKMLTGLTPPSDGDALVAGFSIRKDPIEVKKRIGWISSEVILDDDLTAWENLEIQARLTGVKNWKDRANDLLRYFGILEFKDRRTGKFSTGMRKKLEVSMALLNSPEVIFMDEPTIGLDVNTRASMWNLIREINRDYQVTILLTTHYMEEADSLCSRIGIINKGKIIAFGSPEELKAKYGGDIIEIELKNPSKTISLENAAINNNKVRVKVNSAELALMDIIKAIGNENIKSVRINKSSLDTVFINLTGGSIEEQDFDARKFYAMIRRARR encoded by the coding sequence ATGTATTCCATAGAGACAGAAAATCTTACTAAGAGATATGGCGATTTCATAGCTGTAGACCACGTTTCTTTCCAAGTAGAAAAAGGAGAAATATTTGGTCTTCTAGGTCCAAACGGTGCTGGAAAAACCACAACTATAAAAATGCTCACGGGGTTGACACCACCTTCCGATGGAGATGCCTTGGTAGCCGGTTTTAGTATAAGGAAAGATCCCATTGAGGTCAAGAAAAGGATAGGATGGATATCATCTGAGGTCATACTGGACGATGATCTAACCGCTTGGGAAAACCTTGAAATACAGGCTAGGCTTACAGGCGTAAAGAATTGGAAAGATAGAGCTAATGACCTCTTGAGATACTTCGGTATCCTGGAGTTTAAGGATAGAAGAACAGGGAAGTTCTCAACTGGAATGAGGAAAAAGCTAGAGGTCTCCATGGCACTTCTAAACTCCCCAGAGGTCATTTTCATGGACGAGCCCACAATAGGCTTAGACGTTAACACGAGGGCATCTATGTGGAACCTCATTAGGGAGATAAATAGGGACTATCAAGTTACAATCCTTCTTACTACCCATTACATGGAAGAGGCTGACTCACTTTGTTCCAGAATAGGAATAATTAACAAAGGAAAGATAATAGCATTTGGTTCTCCTGAGGAGCTGAAGGCTAAGTACGGTGGGGACATCATAGAGATCGAACTTAAGAACCCTTCTAAGACCATCAGTCTAGAAAACGCTGCGATAAACAATAACAAGGTTAGAGTTAAAGTAAATAGCGCAGAACTAGCCTTGATGGATATTATAAAGGCAATCGGAAATGAGAACATAAAGTCTGTGAGGATCAACAAATCAAGCCTTGACACAGTTTTCATAAATCTCACCGGAGGAAGCATAGAGGAGCAGGACTTCGACGCAAGGAAGTTCTACGCTATGATAAGGAGGGCGAGAAGATGA
- a CDS encoding ABC transporter permease: MMDRLYALYMREAKRIFRSIYMWIMLISQPVMWLVFFGSSFSGVPSQVLTSFFHTTNYIAFILPGELSISMLFVGMFSSMSLIQDKRFGYLKRVLITPTPKYDVFLAKTLGGMTRGLLQVPILLLASYLLGVRLDLNAMSLAVLFLSLAFVGIGFSSLYSMFTLKTADWQAPGVISNLINLPLMFSSTALFPKAFFPGWLKLVSDVNPLTYAAELNRGMLLYNDPSWNYLGYLAIFALVMVVLGSVLTNKYLNAE, encoded by the coding sequence ATGATGGACAGACTTTACGCCTTATACATGAGAGAAGCCAAGAGGATCTTCAGAAGTATATACATGTGGATAATGTTGATCTCCCAGCCCGTAATGTGGCTGGTGTTCTTCGGAAGTAGTTTCTCGGGAGTCCCATCTCAGGTCTTAACGAGTTTCTTTCATACAACTAACTATATTGCGTTCATATTACCCGGTGAACTTTCGATCTCTATGTTATTCGTGGGAATGTTCAGTTCCATGAGCTTAATACAAGACAAACGATTCGGATATTTGAAAAGAGTACTCATTACCCCCACGCCTAAGTACGATGTCTTCCTGGCAAAAACCCTTGGAGGAATGACTAGAGGTCTATTGCAGGTTCCAATATTACTTCTAGCCAGTTATCTACTTGGGGTAAGGCTAGACTTGAACGCTATGTCCCTGGCAGTCCTGTTTCTCTCCCTAGCCTTCGTGGGCATTGGTTTCTCGTCATTATATTCCATGTTCACGTTGAAGACAGCTGATTGGCAGGCGCCTGGCGTTATATCGAATTTGATAAATCTTCCCTTAATGTTTTCCAGCACGGCCCTCTTTCCAAAGGCGTTCTTCCCAGGATGGCTCAAGCTCGTGAGCGATGTAAATCCCTTAACATACGCCGCCGAACTAAATAGGGGCATGCTGCTGTACAACGATCCCTCGTGGAATTATCTTGGATATCTAGCTATATTTGCCCTTGTGATGGTTGTTCTTGGAAGCGTACTAACTAACAAGTACCTTAACGCTGAGTAG
- a CDS encoding tRNA(Met) cytidine acetyltransferase TmcA has translation MERDDFFKALRESLVDSRTRFYRNLVFIEKKDYLDELRAVLSIYKDVVGGSRTAYAFHPWATGSKERLSNLRDLLGKFDDIDYSSSEYYLGKTYDLVVLDLVDNFQPNYIGRLVDLTSGGGLIVMYTDNLTENKIFRNSIARNGVVYNFYEERFRRKLKEHQGIFSIDTEYHVNRFVGEVKPTTEKKPLKSMFFPKELHDLCLTDEQDRVLEEFRILQRGGKRMLVITAPRGRGKSAVTGLGIAALIADSTRERVRVVITAPSLASASQIMEFAKRGLDVLKVPNEVEMSDLGIIRAVRGDHFSVVFVSPETAIGEDGDFLVVDEAAAIGINFLAQYANRWRKVVFVSTVYGYEGSGKAFLRYLRSVLEEKKAWTRWLTMSKPLRYAEGDPVEMWLYDALLLNPEPIRTGSLDSVEFLTLDKEKLFTDDNQLAQVYGILVIAHYRNNPDDLMIMGDGPHHILKGIRTEGGFISVTQISEEGNLPDSMIDLALKGGTFDGDLIPDRLLKHARIREIGKLKGWRIVRIATLPELQDKGFGSQLLRMVIEDAETQGIDWVGSSFMGDRKVLKFWVRNGFTPVHVSPKRNEKFGDFPVVVVKPISQISRKIMGIASHVFKEKLLNTIHDVYFNMTPEVAAILLEGSRAHSEIKLNKIHLAKIVAFLQGTSPYESSADGIHVLTLKYFWDGNRDWKLDEDLEKVLLAKVLQGMPWSYLNTVIGKGRTSSTEAIHEAVQILAKKYYNLDEESDIGISLDSLDDEFTTR, from the coding sequence ATGGAAAGGGACGATTTCTTTAAGGCGTTGAGGGAATCACTGGTAGATTCTAGGACTAGGTTTTATAGAAACCTTGTCTTCATCGAGAAGAAAGATTACTTAGATGAACTCAGAGCCGTACTGTCCATCTATAAAGATGTTGTAGGCGGATCCAGGACTGCATACGCGTTTCATCCGTGGGCTACCGGATCAAAGGAAAGGCTTTCGAATCTACGCGATCTTTTGGGAAAGTTCGACGACATAGATTACTCGAGCTCAGAATACTACCTAGGTAAAACGTATGACCTTGTTGTTCTAGATTTGGTGGACAATTTTCAACCTAATTACATTGGAAGACTCGTAGACCTAACGAGTGGAGGAGGACTTATTGTCATGTATACCGATAACTTGACTGAAAACAAGATATTCAGAAACTCCATTGCAAGAAATGGCGTCGTCTACAATTTCTATGAAGAGAGATTTAGAAGAAAGCTGAAGGAGCATCAGGGTATTTTCTCAATTGATACGGAGTATCATGTAAATAGATTCGTTGGTGAAGTCAAACCTACCACCGAGAAGAAACCCCTGAAGAGCATGTTCTTTCCCAAGGAACTCCATGATCTCTGCTTAACTGATGAACAGGATAGAGTCCTGGAAGAATTCAGGATTCTTCAAAGGGGAGGTAAGAGAATGCTAGTTATCACTGCTCCAAGGGGAAGAGGAAAGAGCGCAGTTACGGGTTTAGGTATTGCTGCCCTTATTGCAGATTCGACTAGGGAAAGGGTCAGAGTAGTCATAACTGCTCCCTCCTTGGCATCAGCCTCCCAGATAATGGAATTCGCTAAGAGGGGGTTGGACGTTCTAAAGGTACCCAATGAAGTGGAGATGTCCGATTTGGGGATAATAAGGGCCGTTAGGGGAGACCATTTCTCTGTAGTCTTCGTCTCTCCCGAGACTGCCATTGGGGAAGATGGGGACTTCCTGGTGGTAGACGAGGCTGCGGCAATCGGTATTAACTTCTTGGCACAATACGCTAATAGGTGGCGTAAAGTAGTTTTTGTCTCCACAGTTTATGGTTATGAGGGCTCAGGTAAGGCTTTTCTACGATATCTCAGATCGGTATTAGAGGAGAAGAAGGCGTGGACAAGATGGCTTACCATGAGCAAACCATTGCGTTATGCCGAGGGAGATCCAGTGGAGATGTGGCTATATGACGCTCTCCTCCTAAACCCAGAACCTATTAGGACTGGAAGTCTTGACTCAGTGGAATTTCTGACACTGGATAAAGAGAAGCTTTTCACCGACGATAATCAACTGGCTCAAGTATACGGAATTTTGGTAATAGCCCATTATAGGAACAATCCCGACGACTTAATGATTATGGGTGACGGCCCACATCATATACTGAAGGGAATTAGGACAGAAGGCGGTTTCATATCGGTGACCCAAATTTCTGAGGAGGGTAATCTTCCCGACTCCATGATAGATCTGGCATTAAAGGGTGGAACATTTGATGGTGACTTAATACCGGACAGGTTACTTAAACACGCTAGGATAAGGGAGATCGGAAAACTTAAGGGATGGCGAATAGTCAGGATAGCAACGTTACCAGAATTACAAGATAAGGGGTTCGGAAGTCAACTTTTGAGGATGGTAATTGAAGACGCAGAAACTCAGGGAATTGACTGGGTAGGTTCGTCGTTCATGGGTGATAGGAAGGTGCTCAAGTTTTGGGTAAGAAACGGCTTTACTCCTGTTCACGTTTCTCCGAAGAGGAACGAGAAATTCGGAGATTTCCCTGTAGTCGTGGTTAAGCCCATAAGTCAAATCTCAAGGAAAATAATGGGAATAGCCTCACATGTTTTCAAGGAAAAGCTTCTCAACACTATTCACGATGTATACTTTAACATGACTCCTGAGGTTGCAGCAATTCTTTTGGAGGGTTCCAGGGCTCATTCTGAGATTAAATTGAACAAGATTCACCTGGCCAAGATAGTGGCCTTCCTTCAGGGAACTAGTCCCTACGAGTCCTCAGCGGACGGCATTCACGTCCTCACTCTCAAGTACTTCTGGGATGGGAATAGAGACTGGAAGTTGGATGAGGATCTCGAGAAGGTTCTTCTAGCCAAGGTTCTTCAAGGTATGCCTTGGTCCTATCTGAACACCGTAATAGGAAAAGGTAGGACAAGTTCCACCGAAGCCATTCACGAAGCCGTTCAAATCTTGGCTAAAAAATATTATAACCTTGACGAGGAATCAGATATTGGGATTTCCCTGGACTCTTTAGATGATGAATTCACAACACGATGA
- a CDS encoding MazG nucleotide pyrophosphohydrolase domain-containing protein: protein MEIRDLQSRLKQMYFQKDQERGIFGTFTWFTEEVGELAEALLEGKRGSIEEELADVIAWAISIANLIGVDVEEALKKKYGL, encoded by the coding sequence TTGGAGATAAGGGATTTACAGTCTAGGTTAAAACAGATGTATTTTCAAAAAGACCAAGAGAGAGGAATCTTTGGAACGTTCACTTGGTTCACAGAGGAGGTAGGAGAACTCGCTGAGGCCTTACTTGAGGGAAAAAGGGGTTCAATAGAGGAGGAGTTGGCGGACGTCATAGCTTGGGCGATCTCTATCGCTAACTTGATAGGAGTCGATGTGGAAGAAGCTTTAAAGAAGAAATACGGATTGTGA
- a CDS encoding Trm112 family protein, translating to MKYRLMDILACPMCKHFHLELYVFQEREEPKREISGKVPLCEIYCSYKNAEVKSLDNPPCQECIKKEIVEGLLVCPSCNRWYPIIDEIPRMLPDKLRKRDDLEFLRKYSSKIPQKVLDSGLPFNLKQ from the coding sequence ATGAAGTATAGACTCATGGACATTCTGGCTTGCCCCATGTGTAAGCACTTCCACCTAGAGCTCTATGTCTTTCAAGAGAGAGAAGAACCGAAGAGGGAGATCAGCGGTAAAGTACCGCTATGCGAGATCTATTGCAGTTACAAGAACGCTGAGGTAAAATCTCTTGATAATCCTCCGTGCCAGGAATGTATAAAGAAGGAAATAGTAGAGGGACTGTTGGTTTGTCCATCATGCAATAGATGGTATCCCATAATAGACGAAATCCCGAGGATGTTACCAGACAAGTTAAGAAAAAGAGATGATTTAGAATTTCTTAGAAAGTATAGTTCGAAAATACCTCAGAAGGTCTTAGATAGCGGGCTCCCCTTCAATCTTAAGCAATGA